From Microbacterium croceum, a single genomic window includes:
- a CDS encoding PH-like domain-containing protein, with amino-acid sequence MSTRDLAIAITIAVALLVLLTMLFAWRRRLRRDSALSAPLGVPEHAEVARRDEVLYVSTTRHEQPLERVTVSPLEYRARGELAVTDRGVALCLDGAPTVFLASSRLVTVDRATVTIDRVVEPGGLIRIAWNADDETIVDSYLRLATGDPRSLISDLQRLVPAAPDTGATR; translated from the coding sequence ATGAGCACACGCGATCTCGCGATCGCGATCACCATCGCCGTGGCGCTCTTGGTGCTGCTGACGATGCTGTTCGCCTGGCGACGAAGACTCCGACGCGACTCCGCGCTCAGCGCTCCGCTGGGAGTGCCCGAGCATGCCGAGGTCGCCCGCCGTGACGAGGTGCTGTACGTCTCGACCACCCGGCACGAGCAGCCGTTGGAGCGCGTGACGGTGTCGCCGCTGGAGTACCGTGCCCGCGGTGAGCTGGCCGTGACCGACCGCGGTGTCGCGCTCTGCCTCGACGGAGCGCCCACCGTGTTCCTGGCCTCCTCGCGGCTCGTGACCGTGGATCGCGCCACGGTCACGATCGACCGGGTGGTCGAACCCGGCGGACTCATCCGCATCGCCTGGAACGCGGACGACGAGACGATCGTCGACTCGTACCTCCGCCTCGCCACGGGCGATCCCCGATCCCTCATCTCTGATCTGCAGCGGCTCGTCCCCGCTGCCCCCGACACAGGAGCCACACGATGA
- a CDS encoding dihydroorotase produces the protein MSETLVITGAQLVGAQSADIIIENGVIAEIGTGLSRAGARVIDANGLVALPGLVDLHTHLREPGYEASETILTGTRAAAAGGFTAVFAMPNTSPVADTAGVVEQELALGEAAGYATVQPIGAVTVGQKGERLAELGAMASSRAKVRVFSDDGFCVFDPLIMRRALEYVKSFGGVIAQHAQDPRLTEGAQMNEGIVSAELGLTGWPAVAEESIIARDVLLAEHVGSKLHVCHLSTAGSVDIIRWAKKRGIAVTAEVTPHHLLLTDELVRGYDARFKVNPPLRREEDVLAVREGLADGTIDIVATDHAPHPSEHKACEWQAAANGMVGLESALRVVHQSMVQTGLIGWEDVARVMSAAPARIGQLAGHGTPLAVGQPGHLALYDASVDGVFTEADLHGRSVNSPYLGRALPGRVEFTVHGGVVTVDSGSVVEELNA, from the coding sequence GTGAGCGAGACCCTCGTGATCACCGGTGCACAGCTGGTGGGTGCGCAGAGCGCCGACATCATCATCGAGAACGGAGTGATCGCCGAGATCGGCACCGGACTCAGCAGGGCGGGTGCCCGCGTCATCGACGCGAACGGCCTCGTCGCGCTGCCTGGACTGGTCGACCTGCACACGCATCTGCGCGAGCCGGGGTACGAGGCGTCGGAGACGATCCTCACCGGCACCAGGGCCGCTGCGGCCGGTGGATTCACCGCCGTGTTCGCGATGCCGAACACCTCGCCCGTCGCCGACACGGCCGGTGTCGTGGAGCAGGAGCTCGCACTCGGCGAGGCAGCGGGGTACGCGACCGTGCAGCCGATCGGCGCCGTGACGGTCGGGCAGAAGGGTGAACGTCTCGCGGAGCTGGGCGCGATGGCGTCGTCTCGGGCGAAGGTGCGCGTCTTCAGCGACGACGGCTTCTGCGTGTTCGACCCGCTGATCATGCGCCGAGCCCTCGAGTACGTCAAGTCGTTCGGCGGCGTGATCGCCCAGCACGCGCAGGACCCCCGCCTGACCGAGGGCGCCCAGATGAACGAGGGCATCGTGTCGGCCGAGCTCGGCCTGACCGGATGGCCGGCCGTCGCCGAGGAGTCGATCATCGCCCGTGATGTGCTGCTGGCAGAGCACGTGGGCTCGAAGCTGCACGTGTGCCACCTGTCCACCGCCGGTTCGGTGGACATCATCCGGTGGGCGAAGAAGCGCGGGATCGCCGTCACGGCCGAGGTCACCCCGCACCACCTGCTGCTGACGGACGAGCTCGTGCGCGGCTACGACGCCCGCTTCAAGGTGAACCCGCCGCTGCGCCGCGAGGAAGACGTGCTCGCCGTGCGCGAGGGCCTCGCCGACGGCACCATCGACATCGTCGCCACGGATCACGCCCCGCACCCCAGCGAGCACAAGGCCTGCGAGTGGCAGGCCGCGGCGAACGGCATGGTGGGCCTGGAGAGCGCGCTGCGGGTGGTGCACCAGTCGATGGTGCAGACCGGCCTGATCGGCTGGGAGGACGTCGCCCGCGTCATGAGCGCCGCTCCCGCCCGGATCGGTCAGCTCGCCGGGCACGGTACCCCGCTCGCGGTCGGACAGCCCGGCCACCTCGCGCTCTACGACGCCTCGGTCGACGGTGTCTTCACCGAGGCCGACCTGCACGGACGCAGCGTGAACTCGCCGTACCTCGGGCGCGCGCTGCCCGGACGGGTGGAGTTCACCGTGCACGGCGGCGTCGTCACGGTCGACTCCGGTTCCGTCGTCGAGGAGCTGAACGCATGA
- a CDS encoding aspartate carbamoyltransferase catalytic subunit produces MRHLLDTHTLDKDTALRILDVAEDMADTQSREVKKLPTLRGKTVVNLFFEDSTRTRISFEAAAKRLSADVINFAAKGSSVSKGESLKDTAQTLEAIGADAVVVRHPSSGAPQTLATSGWISAGVVNAGDGTHEHPTQALLDAFTIRKRRFGADSRGKDLSGVRVVIVGDVLHSRVARSNVWLLTTLGAEVTLVSPPTLVPQNVSQWPVRVLYDLDVALADAPDAVMMLRIQLERMNAAYFPTEREYSRRWGLDALRVAGLPDGSIVMHPGPMNRGLEISSAAADSARSTVLEQVANGVSVRMAVLYLLLAGERDDERGGDL; encoded by the coding sequence ATGAGGCACCTTCTCGACACCCACACGCTCGACAAGGACACCGCCCTGCGCATCCTCGACGTCGCCGAGGACATGGCCGACACCCAGTCGCGCGAGGTCAAGAAGCTCCCCACGCTCCGGGGCAAGACCGTCGTCAACCTCTTCTTCGAGGACTCGACGCGCACGCGCATCTCGTTCGAGGCGGCAGCCAAGCGTCTCTCCGCCGACGTGATCAACTTCGCGGCGAAGGGCTCAAGCGTCTCCAAGGGCGAGAGCCTGAAGGACACGGCTCAGACGCTCGAGGCGATCGGCGCCGACGCTGTCGTCGTCCGTCACCCGAGTTCCGGAGCCCCCCAGACGCTCGCGACGAGCGGCTGGATCTCGGCCGGCGTGGTGAACGCCGGAGACGGCACGCACGAGCACCCCACACAGGCGCTCCTCGACGCATTCACGATCCGCAAGCGCCGTTTCGGAGCGGACAGCCGGGGCAAGGACCTCAGCGGCGTGCGCGTCGTGATCGTCGGCGATGTGCTGCACTCGCGGGTCGCGCGTTCCAATGTCTGGCTGCTGACGACGCTCGGCGCCGAGGTCACCCTCGTCTCCCCGCCCACGCTCGTGCCGCAGAACGTGTCGCAGTGGCCGGTGCGGGTGCTCTACGACCTCGACGTCGCCCTGGCGGACGCGCCGGACGCCGTGATGATGCTGCGTATCCAGCTCGAGCGGATGAACGCGGCGTATTTCCCTACTGAGCGGGAGTATTCACGGCGCTGGGGTCTCGACGCACTGCGTGTGGCCGGTCTGCCGGACGGTAGCATTGTGATGCACCCCGGACCCATGAACCGCGGGCTGGAGATCTCCTCCGCAGCTGCCGATTCCGCCCGCTCCACGGTGCTGGAACAGGTCGCGAACGGGGTCTCCGTCCGCATGGCGGTGCTGTACCTGCTGCTGGCAGGAGAACGAGACGACGAACGAGGGGGAGACCTGTGA
- the pyrR gene encoding bifunctional pyr operon transcriptional regulator/uracil phosphoribosyltransferase PyrR codes for MSTRTVLHEADISRGLTRIAHEILESNRGAENLVLLGIPTRGVTLAHRLGTLISEIAQQSVPVGALDVTLFRDDLSKHPTRSPRPTEIPVGGIDGKTVVLVDDVLFSGRSIRAALDAIQSIGRPAVVRLAILVDRGHRELPIRPDFVGKNIPSARTERVNVRLFENDGTEEVTIGA; via the coding sequence ATGAGCACGCGCACTGTGCTACACGAAGCCGATATCTCGCGGGGATTGACCCGCATCGCCCACGAGATCCTCGAGTCGAATCGCGGCGCTGAGAACCTCGTCCTGCTGGGCATTCCGACGCGCGGCGTGACTCTCGCCCACCGGTTGGGCACGTTGATCAGTGAGATCGCCCAGCAGTCCGTGCCCGTCGGAGCACTCGATGTCACGCTGTTCCGCGACGACCTCTCGAAGCACCCGACGCGCTCGCCTCGGCCGACGGAGATCCCGGTCGGCGGGATCGACGGGAAGACCGTGGTTCTGGTCGACGACGTGCTCTTCTCCGGACGCAGCATCCGTGCCGCCCTCGACGCGATCCAGTCGATCGGTCGCCCCGCGGTCGTGCGTCTCGCGATCCTGGTCGATCGCGGCCACCGCGAGCTGCCGATCCGCCCCGACTTCGTCGGCAAGAACATCCCCTCTGCCCGCACCGAGCGGGTCAACGTGCGCCTCTTCGAGAACGACGGCACCGAGGAGGTGACCATCGGCGCATGA
- a CDS encoding Rieske 2Fe-2S domain-containing protein, whose product MRITGLGHAGMFIETVGGNIICDPVLGPSFFGSWFPFPDNRGLDWERFGRDADFLYISHRHRDHFDPTLLERYISKDIEVLLPEYPIDDLERDIRALGFENITYAPAGEIIQRGELKIMITPLRAPSDGPIGDSSLSVDDGTGSMLNQNDSHPLDLDTLLHFGKPDAYFTQVSGAIWWPMVYDLPLDAKQNFAQLKRDSQNKRAMYYIDKVDAPHVFPMAGPPMFLRDDLFDFNGLGRNGESIFTDQKQFLAHMNELSPQYDGHLFVPGTLVTVEGGEVTTEQTLYSEAELSHIFDEKWEYLEEQRASRQQEILDEEASRAEIMPPEEMLAAIKAWWEPLLKKSRTIRLGVGGNVRFRIGELDMVVDFPRAKVREYAGEECVYWYTIPADLVSTNIRDHEIDWSNSIFLSMQFQVGRSGKFNEFLTTFLKCLSVDRIEYVENWYQEQTDQTEDAVIGDWVVQRRCPHLRADLTKTGKVDEDGVLTCSMHDWKWDLKTGSCLSTSGHPIRATKAEQVDDEVLEQAS is encoded by the coding sequence ATGCGGATCACGGGACTCGGCCACGCCGGGATGTTCATCGAGACGGTCGGCGGGAACATCATCTGCGACCCCGTGCTCGGACCGTCCTTCTTCGGCTCCTGGTTCCCGTTCCCCGACAATCGCGGTCTCGACTGGGAGCGCTTCGGACGCGACGCGGACTTCCTCTACATCTCGCATCGGCACCGCGACCACTTCGACCCGACGCTCCTGGAGCGCTACATCTCGAAGGACATCGAGGTGCTCCTGCCCGAGTACCCGATCGACGATCTCGAGCGCGATATCCGCGCCCTCGGATTCGAGAACATCACCTATGCGCCCGCCGGCGAGATCATCCAGCGCGGTGAGCTCAAGATCATGATCACGCCGCTGCGCGCACCCAGCGACGGACCGATCGGCGACTCGTCGCTCAGCGTCGACGACGGCACCGGTTCGATGCTGAATCAGAACGACTCCCACCCGCTCGATCTCGATACGCTCCTGCACTTCGGGAAGCCAGACGCCTACTTCACCCAGGTCTCCGGCGCCATCTGGTGGCCCATGGTCTACGACCTCCCCCTCGATGCGAAGCAGAACTTCGCCCAGCTCAAGCGCGACTCGCAGAACAAGCGCGCCATGTACTACATCGACAAGGTCGATGCGCCGCACGTGTTCCCGATGGCCGGGCCGCCGATGTTCCTGCGCGATGACCTGTTCGACTTCAACGGGCTGGGAAGAAACGGCGAGTCGATCTTCACGGATCAGAAGCAGTTCCTCGCGCACATGAACGAGCTGTCTCCGCAGTACGACGGCCATCTGTTCGTCCCCGGCACGCTCGTCACGGTCGAGGGCGGCGAGGTGACGACGGAGCAGACGCTGTACAGCGAGGCCGAGCTCAGCCACATCTTCGACGAGAAGTGGGAGTACCTCGAGGAGCAGCGGGCCAGCCGTCAGCAGGAGATCCTCGACGAGGAGGCGTCGCGCGCGGAGATCATGCCCCCGGAGGAGATGCTCGCGGCGATCAAGGCCTGGTGGGAGCCGCTGCTCAAGAAGTCGCGCACCATCCGCCTCGGCGTCGGCGGCAACGTACGGTTCCGCATCGGCGAACTCGACATGGTCGTGGACTTCCCTCGGGCCAAGGTGCGCGAGTACGCGGGGGAGGAGTGCGTGTACTGGTACACGATCCCCGCCGACCTGGTCTCGACGAACATCCGTGATCACGAGATCGACTGGTCGAACTCGATCTTCCTGTCGATGCAGTTCCAAGTGGGCCGCAGCGGCAAGTTCAACGAGTTCCTCACCACGTTCCTCAAGTGCCTGTCCGTGGATCGCATCGAGTACGTCGAGAACTGGTATCAGGAGCAGACCGACCAGACCGAGGATGCCGTGATCGGCGACTGGGTGGTGCAGCGCCGCTGCCCGCACCTGCGTGCCGACCTCACCAAGACCGGAAAGGTCGACGAGGACGGTGTGCTCACCTGCAGCATGCACGACTGGAAGTGGGACCTGAAGACGGGCAGCTGCCTGTCGACGAGCGGTCACCCCATCCGGGCGACGAAGGCGGAGCAGGTCGACGACGAGGTCCTCGAGCAGGCGAGCTGA
- a CDS encoding DEAD/DEAH box helicase, with translation MPAPHVDLRHLMQITDAGGYARGLAYFREGNVLDIVWDEERHELEAHVRGSHDATYLVEVGFVSSNGKSHARSTRCTCPVRSGCKHVVAALLASNVQEYSQQNGAMTAERAAAAPPAEPPAAPSWRALVDQSATVQTRPLALGVELRHREPRGDNHWGPRAVRPATPRDLARASGDLFLAIRPLMRSHQSGAWIQGHATWDLVRRDATQFGRVQNRWFGDLLSISRDSLLSGNAGDWLVLDQIESGLLWGHLRAGAALGIPLVASQKSSTVRLADSAEISARITRDDESALAVAAIASIDGTDVAAADVHPIGRSGVYTAALFGSRIQITLAEVPLSAQVRALLEARRPIIVPAQEEEAFVAEAYPLLARRTAVQTVGDVALPAIPSPEPVLNVAFERGDVVSYSFVWSYRGFGTVPFLPSQAAVRDPEAEEVRGAELETVWQEHMSTRFRPSGSFHDIDAAAFIAQVVPAFERTGVTVVTTGTRKEYRELTGTPEVAVTTVETTDADWFDLGIIVKIDGRSIPFGPLFSALSKGKKKLLLSDGGYFTLNHPALDRLRELIEEAGELDEWETGPRISRYQTDLWEEFEDLADEAEPAVSWRSTAEGLRAATGVPSTPVPSRVHAELRPYQKAGFDWLAFLWRHRLGGILADDMGLGKTLQLLTFVQHTRDAGEQRPFLVLAPTSVLSTWRTEAARFTPELRVALVESTSGTRRGTMADAAAGADIVVSSYTVARLDEKQFAAVEWAGLILDEAQFVKNPKTKLHRAISTFNADVTYAVTGTPMENSLSDLWSLLKLAAPGLFPSARKFRDRYIQPIEKGKVPENEEGGEYRQRRLAQLRRRIRPLMLRRTKELVAPELPPKQEQVLEVELSAAHRALYDVVLQRERQKVLGLLDDLDRNRFIVFRSLTLLRMLSLAPGLVDENDAAIGSSKLDTLLERVAELQAEGHRALVFSQFTSFLDLAAARLEEAGIPYAHLDGTTRRRQDVVEGFKAGEQPVFLISLKAGGFGLTLTEADYVFLLDPWWNPAAEAQAIDRTHRIGQTSQVFVYRMIAAGTIEEKVRELQQRKARLFTAVMDDEALFAQSLTADDIRGLFDD, from the coding sequence ATGCCCGCACCTCACGTCGACCTCCGTCATCTCATGCAGATCACGGATGCCGGAGGCTACGCACGAGGGCTGGCGTACTTCCGTGAGGGAAACGTCCTGGACATCGTCTGGGACGAGGAGCGACACGAGCTCGAAGCCCATGTCCGTGGCAGCCACGATGCGACCTACCTGGTCGAGGTCGGATTCGTGTCGTCGAATGGCAAGAGCCACGCACGCTCCACGCGGTGTACGTGCCCGGTCCGTTCCGGATGCAAACACGTCGTCGCGGCGCTCCTGGCCTCGAACGTGCAGGAGTATTCGCAGCAGAACGGCGCGATGACGGCAGAGCGCGCCGCCGCAGCCCCGCCGGCCGAGCCCCCCGCCGCGCCGTCGTGGCGTGCACTGGTCGATCAGAGCGCCACCGTCCAGACGCGCCCTCTGGCTCTGGGCGTCGAACTGCGTCATCGCGAGCCACGCGGCGACAACCACTGGGGGCCCCGGGCCGTCCGACCGGCGACGCCCCGCGACCTCGCCAGAGCGTCGGGCGATCTCTTCCTGGCCATCCGCCCGCTGATGCGCAGCCATCAGAGCGGAGCGTGGATCCAGGGACACGCCACATGGGATCTCGTGAGGCGCGATGCGACGCAGTTCGGCCGCGTGCAGAACCGCTGGTTCGGCGACCTGCTCAGCATCTCGCGCGACTCGCTGCTCTCGGGCAACGCCGGCGACTGGCTGGTGCTCGACCAGATCGAGTCCGGGCTGCTGTGGGGGCATCTGCGCGCCGGTGCGGCTCTCGGCATCCCGCTGGTGGCCAGTCAGAAGAGTTCCACCGTGCGCCTCGCCGACTCGGCGGAGATCTCCGCGCGCATCACCCGGGATGACGAGAGCGCGCTGGCTGTCGCCGCCATCGCGTCCATCGATGGCACGGATGTGGCCGCGGCCGACGTGCATCCGATCGGTCGCTCCGGGGTGTATACGGCCGCGCTGTTCGGCAGCAGGATCCAGATCACACTCGCAGAGGTACCACTGAGTGCGCAGGTGCGGGCACTGCTCGAGGCGCGGCGCCCGATCATCGTGCCGGCGCAGGAGGAGGAGGCCTTCGTCGCCGAGGCCTATCCGCTGCTCGCGCGCCGCACCGCCGTGCAGACGGTCGGCGATGTCGCTCTGCCTGCCATTCCGTCGCCGGAACCGGTGCTGAACGTCGCCTTCGAACGCGGCGACGTGGTCAGCTATTCGTTCGTGTGGTCGTATCGCGGATTCGGCACGGTGCCGTTCCTGCCCAGCCAGGCCGCAGTGCGCGATCCTGAGGCCGAGGAGGTGCGCGGCGCGGAGCTCGAGACCGTGTGGCAGGAGCACATGTCGACCCGGTTCCGGCCGTCCGGCTCGTTCCACGACATCGACGCGGCGGCCTTCATCGCCCAGGTCGTGCCAGCCTTCGAACGCACGGGCGTCACGGTGGTCACGACCGGCACGCGCAAGGAGTACCGCGAACTCACCGGGACGCCGGAGGTGGCCGTGACGACGGTCGAGACCACGGACGCGGACTGGTTCGATCTCGGCATCATCGTGAAGATCGACGGCAGGAGCATCCCCTTCGGCCCGCTCTTCTCCGCGCTCAGCAAGGGCAAGAAGAAGCTCCTGCTCTCGGACGGCGGGTACTTCACACTGAACCACCCCGCGCTCGACCGGCTGCGCGAGCTGATCGAGGAAGCGGGCGAACTCGACGAATGGGAGACCGGTCCGCGCATCAGTCGTTATCAGACCGATCTCTGGGAGGAGTTCGAAGACCTCGCGGATGAAGCGGAGCCCGCGGTGAGCTGGCGCTCCACCGCAGAGGGTCTGCGTGCGGCGACGGGTGTTCCGTCGACGCCGGTGCCGTCGAGGGTTCACGCCGAGCTGCGCCCGTATCAGAAGGCCGGATTCGACTGGCTCGCCTTCCTGTGGCGGCACCGGCTCGGAGGCATCCTGGCCGACGACATGGGACTCGGCAAGACGCTGCAGCTGCTGACCTTCGTGCAGCACACGCGGGACGCGGGGGAGCAGCGACCGTTCCTGGTGCTCGCCCCGACCTCCGTGCTCAGCACGTGGCGCACCGAGGCCGCGCGCTTCACCCCCGAGCTCCGGGTGGCCCTCGTCGAGAGCACGAGCGGCACGCGCCGCGGAACCATGGCGGATGCCGCGGCCGGCGCTGACATCGTCGTGAGCTCGTACACGGTGGCGCGACTCGATGAGAAGCAGTTCGCAGCAGTCGAGTGGGCGGGCCTCATCCTGGACGAGGCGCAGTTCGTGAAGAATCCGAAGACGAAGCTGCATCGCGCGATCTCCACTTTCAATGCGGATGTGACATACGCCGTGACCGGCACGCCGATGGAGAACAGCCTCTCGGACCTGTGGTCGCTGCTGAAACTGGCTGCTCCCGGCCTGTTCCCCTCAGCGCGGAAGTTCCGTGATCGCTACATCCAGCCGATCGAGAAGGGCAAGGTCCCCGAGAACGAAGAGGGCGGGGAGTACCGCCAGCGCCGTCTCGCGCAGCTGCGTCGCCGTATCCGACCGCTCATGCTGCGTCGCACGAAGGAACTCGTCGCGCCCGAGCTGCCGCCGAAGCAGGAACAGGTGCTCGAGGTCGAGCTGAGCGCTGCCCATCGGGCGCTCTATGACGTGGTGCTCCAGCGCGAGCGGCAGAAGGTGCTCGGTCTGCTGGACGATCTCGACCGCAACCGCTTCATCGTGTTCCGCTCCCTGACCCTGCTGCGGATGCTGAGCCTCGCGCCGGGGCTCGTCGACGAGAACGACGCCGCCATCGGCTCCAGCAAGCTCGACACGCTCCTCGAGCGGGTGGCGGAGTTGCAGGCCGAGGGACACCGCGCGCTGGTGTTCAGCCAGTTCACGTCGTTCCTCGACCTGGCTGCCGCGCGGCTGGAGGAAGCCGGGATTCCCTACGCCCACCTCGATGGCACGACACGGCGGCGGCAGGACGTCGTGGAGGGCTTCAAGGCAGGGGAGCAGCCGGTGTTCCTGATCAGCCTGAAGGCGGGCGGGTTCGGACTCACGCTGACCGAGGCCGACTACGTCTTCCTGCTCGACCCCTGGTGGAACCCGGCCGCTGAGGCGCAGGCGATCGACCGCACGCATCGCATCGGTCAGACCAGTCAGGTCTTCGTCTACCGCATGATCGCCGCGGGCACGATCGAGGAGAAGGTCCGCGAGCTGCAGCAGCGCAAGGCCCGCCTGTTCACCGCCGTGATGGACGATGAGGCGCTGTTCGCGCAGTCGCTCACGGCCGACGACATCCGCGGTCTCTTCGACGATTGA
- the nusB gene encoding transcription antitermination factor NusB, translating into MGARTKARKRALDILFSADVRGDEVTVALAAEAKRAASEPAREASWLYAREVVDGIVDHRDEIDEQITTHSRDWKLERMPAVDRALLRIGVWEILYNDEVPTAVAIDEAVELAKEFSTDDSGAFVHGVLARVSRSA; encoded by the coding sequence GTGGGCGCCCGCACGAAGGCGCGCAAGCGCGCTCTCGACATCCTGTTCTCCGCCGATGTCCGTGGCGACGAGGTCACTGTGGCCCTCGCGGCGGAGGCGAAGCGCGCCGCGAGCGAACCCGCCCGTGAGGCCTCCTGGCTGTATGCCCGCGAGGTTGTCGACGGCATCGTCGACCACCGCGACGAGATCGATGAGCAGATCACGACGCACAGTCGCGATTGGAAGCTCGAGCGCATGCCTGCGGTCGATCGCGCCCTGCTGCGCATCGGCGTGTGGGAGATCCTCTACAACGACGAGGTGCCCACGGCCGTAGCCATCGACGAGGCGGTCGAACTCGCCAAGGAGTTCTCGACCGACGATTCGGGCGCGTTCGTGCACGGCGTGCTCGCGCGCGTCTCCCGCTCCGCCTGA
- the efp gene encoding elongation factor P: MASTADIKNGVVLSIDGQLWSVIEFQHVKPGKGGAFVRTKLKNVVSGKVVDRTYNAGAKVDIENVDRRDYTYLYTDGDGYVFMDATDFDQITVGAATVGDAKNFLLENQQVTIALNNGNPLYIDLPASVVLEVTYTEPGLQGDRSSAGTKPATLETGYEMQVPLFLEAGTKVKVDTRTGGYLGREK, from the coding sequence ATGGCATCTACCGCAGACATCAAGAACGGCGTCGTCCTCAGCATCGACGGTCAGCTCTGGAGCGTCATCGAGTTCCAGCACGTCAAGCCTGGTAAGGGCGGAGCCTTCGTGCGGACGAAGCTCAAGAACGTCGTCTCGGGCAAGGTCGTCGACCGCACCTACAACGCTGGGGCGAAGGTCGACATCGAGAACGTCGACCGTCGCGACTACACCTACCTGTACACGGACGGCGACGGCTACGTCTTCATGGACGCCACGGACTTCGACCAGATCACTGTCGGCGCGGCCACCGTCGGCGACGCGAAGAACTTCCTGCTGGAGAACCAGCAGGTCACGATCGCGCTCAACAACGGCAACCCGCTCTACATCGACCTTCCTGCCTCCGTCGTGCTCGAGGTGACCTACACCGAGCCCGGCCTGCAGGGCGACCGCTCGTCCGCAGGAACGAAGCCCGCGACGCTGGAGACCGGCTACGAGATGCAGGTTCCGCTGTTCCTCGAGGCCGGCACCAAGGTCAAGGTCGACACGCGTACGGGTGGCTACCTCGGCCGCGAGAAGTAA
- the aroQ gene encoding type II 3-dehydroquinate dehydratase, translating into MTRRLLLVNGPNLNLLGTREPEVYGTATLSDVERITAEAAAEGGFEVRAVQSNHEGVLIDAIHEARADCAGIVINPGGLTHTSVVLRDALTGVSLPFAEVHISDVYAREEFRHHSYLHDVAAVRVSGEGVDGYANAVRQLLALIP; encoded by the coding sequence ATGACGCGCCGCCTCCTGCTCGTGAACGGCCCCAACCTCAACCTGCTCGGCACCAGGGAGCCGGAGGTGTACGGCACGGCGACGCTGTCGGATGTCGAACGGATCACCGCGGAAGCGGCGGCCGAGGGCGGCTTCGAGGTGCGTGCGGTGCAGAGCAACCACGAGGGCGTGCTGATCGACGCGATCCATGAGGCCCGCGCGGACTGCGCAGGCATCGTGATCAACCCCGGGGGGCTCACGCACACCTCGGTCGTGCTGCGTGACGCACTCACCGGGGTGAGCCTGCCGTTCGCGGAGGTGCACATCTCCGACGTCTACGCCCGCGAAGAGTTCCGGCACCATTCCTACCTGCACGACGTCGCCGCGGTGCGCGTGAGCGGTGAGGGTGTCGACGGCTACGCGAACGCCGTGCGACAGCTGCTCGCGCTCATCCCGTAG
- the aroB gene encoding 3-dehydroquinate synthase — protein sequence MSTTTISVTGNDPYDITIGRDILDRVSAALSPTVRKILVVHPPTLAARAGELRDRLLADTANGPREVLLAEIPDAEQGKRIEVAAFCWQVMGQADFTRTDAVIGYGGGAVTDLAGFVAATWLRGIEIVQVPTTVLGLVDASVGGKTGVNTAEGKNLVGAFWAPRAVIGDLDELASLSPNEATAGFAEVVKAGFIWAPEILDIIEADPARAIDTATEEFRRAVELAIDMKAKVVSDDFREAGQREILNYGHTLGHAIEHSERYKWRHGAAISVGMLFAAELSRLAGRLPDEAALRHRSILESLGLPTSYRAGAWPALLATMQRDKKSRGGMLRFILLDDIAKPTVLQAPDESLLFAAYQEVGE from the coding sequence ATGAGCACGACGACCATCAGCGTCACCGGGAACGATCCCTACGACATCACCATCGGACGGGACATCCTGGACCGCGTCTCCGCGGCGCTCTCGCCGACAGTGCGCAAGATCCTGGTCGTGCACCCGCCCACGCTGGCTGCGCGCGCGGGCGAACTGCGCGATCGCCTGCTCGCCGACACCGCGAACGGCCCCCGCGAGGTGCTGCTCGCCGAGATCCCCGATGCCGAGCAGGGCAAGCGCATCGAGGTCGCGGCCTTCTGCTGGCAGGTCATGGGTCAGGCCGACTTCACCCGCACCGACGCGGTCATCGGATACGGCGGAGGCGCGGTCACCGACCTCGCCGGATTCGTCGCCGCGACCTGGCTGCGCGGTATCGAGATCGTGCAGGTGCCCACCACGGTCCTCGGACTCGTCGACGCCTCCGTCGGCGGTAAGACCGGTGTGAACACCGCCGAGGGGAAGAATCTCGTCGGCGCCTTCTGGGCTCCCCGCGCCGTGATCGGCGACCTCGACGAGCTCGCCAGTCTGAGCCCGAACGAGGCCACCGCCGGATTCGCCGAGGTGGTCAAGGCAGGCTTCATCTGGGCGCCGGAGATCCTCGACATCATCGAGGCCGACCCTGCGCGCGCGATCGACACCGCCACGGAGGAGTTCCGCCGCGCGGTCGAGCTCGCGATCGATATGAAGGCCAAGGTCGTCTCCGACGACTTCCGCGAGGCGGGCCAGCGCGAGATCCTCAACTACGGACACACGCTCGGGCACGCGATCGAGCACTCCGAGCGCTACAAGTGGCGTCACGGCGCGGCGATCTCCGTCGGCATGCTGTTCGCCGCAGAGCTCTCGCGTCTCGCCGGTCGGCTTCCGGATGAGGCGGCCCTCCGACACCGCTCGATCCTCGAGTCGCTCGGCCTTCCCACCTCGTACCGCGCGGGCGCATGGCCGGCGCTGCTGGCCACCATGCAGCGCGACAAGAAGAGCCGAGGCGGCATGCTGCGCTTCATCCTGCTCGATGACATCGCCAAGCCCACCGTGCTGCAGGCTCCGGACGAGTCGCTGCTGTTCGCGGCCTACCAGGAGGTCGGGGAATGA